A stretch of Candidatus Sphingomonas phytovorans DNA encodes these proteins:
- a CDS encoding TonB-dependent receptor: MRKSVTCLLTGAASAAVLAAMPAWASEDATPASTVAAATPAADAETPAEPGTANDDIVVTGRTTRSVTQVTGVEIQKILPGVSPLKAIQTLPGVTFLTADPWGNNEQNISLFVHGFSASQLGYTLDGVPLGDQTYGNYNGLSPQRAIISENVGRVTLASGSGDLGTASTSNLGGTIDTFSSDPKAQMGATIDQTIGSYSTFRTFVRVDSGTFGNGNSLYLSGVRQDARAWDFNGKQGGYQANGKFVHEDSTGKLTIYGAYSDKTEPNEDATVINISKGETPDKVPYTRPFFYPDFAGMQTYLSSGAYKAAVDNYRNYYSDAQRTDYLGYIKYDWNVSDKIVWSNQAYYHHNDGVGVVAGPIDVAGLPGLFAKYFPTLTAAQLSTQFGGSGLATRTTEYRIDREGLLSTLQLNLGNHQIELGGWYEHQSSSAYRRWYALDVKNPSSPYTRPLDLAAPQITQYGSEVRVDEIQTHLQDSWKILPNLTVIAGFKSTFQRAKQAVPVQPIPGSFTGSTALPVGKLNTDKAFLPQVGALWEVSGSEQIFVNAQQNIRQFQTSAASGLSPFALGSQQVFDDFKATVKPETSWTYEIGARTRRSFQFGPITGFEGQISYYHVDFSNRLLAISPTTVITSIASGAAILQNVGGVKTDGIDIAGTLRFGEHFSIYNALSFNHSRFQDNYRVGIAQTLVPTAGKNVPGSPDMLNKTVVSANYGIFDVQLVGDYLGKRYATFTNDLSVPGYFTLAGRIGASIPLSNGAFVKRIGVSLNVTNITDKKGASTLSIAQPTNTYNAFPLAPRQVFGTVSVGF, translated from the coding sequence ATGCGCAAATCGGTTACGTGCCTGCTCACCGGAGCGGCTTCCGCGGCGGTCCTGGCCGCCATGCCGGCCTGGGCCAGCGAAGATGCGACGCCCGCCAGCACCGTGGCCGCCGCGACGCCGGCCGCCGACGCGGAAACGCCGGCTGAACCCGGCACGGCCAATGACGACATCGTCGTCACCGGGCGCACCACGCGATCGGTCACCCAGGTCACGGGCGTCGAGATCCAGAAGATCCTGCCCGGCGTCAGCCCGTTGAAGGCGATCCAGACCCTGCCCGGCGTCACGTTCCTGACCGCCGATCCCTGGGGCAACAACGAACAGAATATCTCGCTGTTCGTTCATGGCTTCAGCGCATCGCAGCTCGGCTATACGCTCGACGGCGTTCCGCTCGGCGACCAGACCTATGGCAATTATAACGGCCTGTCGCCGCAGCGCGCGATCATCTCCGAGAATGTCGGACGCGTGACGCTCGCTTCGGGCTCGGGCGATCTCGGCACTGCATCGACCAGCAATCTGGGCGGCACGATCGACACCTTCTCGAGCGATCCCAAGGCGCAGATGGGCGCGACGATCGACCAGACGATCGGCAGCTATTCAACCTTCCGCACTTTCGTCCGCGTCGACAGCGGCACGTTCGGCAACGGCAATTCGCTGTATCTCTCCGGCGTGCGCCAGGACGCGCGGGCCTGGGACTTCAACGGCAAGCAGGGCGGATACCAGGCGAACGGCAAGTTCGTGCACGAGGACTCGACCGGCAAGCTGACCATCTACGGCGCCTATTCGGACAAGACCGAGCCGAACGAGGACGCGACGGTGATCAACATCTCAAAGGGCGAAACCCCCGATAAGGTCCCCTATACACGCCCATTCTTCTATCCCGATTTCGCGGGTATGCAGACCTATCTGAGCTCCGGCGCATACAAGGCCGCGGTCGATAATTACCGCAATTATTACAGCGACGCGCAGCGCACCGACTATCTCGGCTACATCAAATATGACTGGAACGTCAGCGACAAGATCGTCTGGTCGAACCAGGCCTATTATCATCACAATGACGGCGTCGGCGTGGTCGCCGGGCCGATCGACGTGGCTGGCCTGCCGGGCCTGTTCGCGAAATATTTCCCAACGCTGACCGCGGCGCAGCTCAGCACCCAGTTCGGCGGTTCGGGCCTTGCCACGCGCACGACCGAATATCGCATCGATCGCGAGGGCCTGCTCTCGACCTTGCAGCTGAACCTCGGCAATCATCAGATCGAACTCGGCGGCTGGTACGAGCATCAGAGCTCGTCCGCCTATCGCCGCTGGTATGCGCTCGACGTCAAGAACCCGAGCTCGCCCTATACGCGGCCGCTCGATCTCGCCGCGCCGCAAATCACCCAATATGGCAGCGAAGTGCGCGTCGACGAGATCCAGACGCATCTTCAGGACAGCTGGAAGATCCTGCCCAATCTGACGGTCATCGCCGGCTTCAAGAGCACGTTCCAGCGCGCGAAACAGGCGGTGCCGGTGCAGCCGATCCCCGGATCCTTCACCGGGTCGACCGCGTTGCCCGTGGGCAAGCTCAACACCGACAAGGCGTTCCTGCCGCAGGTCGGCGCCCTGTGGGAAGTGAGCGGCAGCGAGCAGATCTTCGTCAACGCGCAGCAGAACATCCGCCAGTTCCAGACGAGCGCGGCCAGCGGCCTTTCTCCCTTCGCGCTGGGCAGCCAGCAGGTGTTCGACGATTTCAAGGCGACGGTGAAGCCGGAGACGAGCTGGACTTATGAAATCGGCGCGCGCACCCGGCGGTCGTTCCAGTTCGGGCCGATCACCGGCTTCGAAGGGCAGATCAGCTATTATCACGTCGATTTCAGCAACCGCCTGCTCGCGATCAGCCCGACCACGGTGATCACCTCGATCGCCAGCGGTGCTGCGATCCTGCAGAATGTCGGCGGCGTGAAGACCGACGGCATCGACATCGCGGGCACGCTGCGCTTCGGCGAGCATTTCTCGATCTACAACGCGCTGTCGTTCAACCATTCGCGCTTCCAGGACAATTACCGGGTCGGCATCGCGCAGACGCTGGTGCCGACGGCGGGCAAGAACGTGCCGGGCTCGCCCGACATGCTCAACAAGACGGTGGTCTCCGCCAATTACGGCATCTTCGACGTGCAACTGGTCGGCGACTATCTCGGCAAGCGCTATGCGACCTTCACCAACGACCTGTCGGTCCCAGGCTATTTCACCCTGGCCGGCCGCATCGGCGCCTCGATCCCGCTGTCGAACGGCGCGTTCGTGAAGCGAATCGGGGTGAGCCTGAACGTGACCAACATCACCGACAAGAAGGGCGCGTCGACGCTGAGCATCGCTCAGCCGACCAACACCTACAATGCCTTCCCGCTGGCGCCGCGCCAGGTGTTCGGGACGGTGAGCGTCGGGTTCTGA
- a CDS encoding diguanylate cyclase codes for MSLEWIRQAQHAGIEQGAGSGDLLDCAMALAGVGAWCCDLADDTLHWTSGTYDLFGLPRGARIDRRDTVSMYSEESRANMERLRANAIARRQPFTLDARIVRADGAERWMRLTANVACNGHRPVRLYGLKQDITEDKARLETMRRIAEQDPLTGLANRQLFQSRFLDCAAPMTPLGALILFDIDGFKQINDRYGHAGGDACLESVADRLCAGFSDALMVARIGGDEFAVLTRPGNPHTPLHQQVEHRLTHLSMPIPWGGQLLHLSASAGIAEARDPYGFDADALFAAADAALYAAKHAGRNRVRRALPEMARAFM; via the coding sequence GTGAGCCTCGAATGGATCCGCCAGGCGCAGCATGCCGGCATCGAGCAAGGGGCAGGATCGGGGGATCTGCTCGATTGCGCCATGGCGCTGGCGGGGGTCGGCGCCTGGTGTTGCGACCTGGCGGACGACACGCTGCACTGGACATCCGGTACCTATGACCTGTTCGGGCTGCCGCGCGGCGCCAGGATCGACCGGCGCGATACCGTCTCCATGTACAGCGAGGAATCGCGGGCGAATATGGAGCGCCTGCGCGCCAATGCGATCGCGCGCCGCCAGCCCTTCACGCTCGACGCGCGGATCGTCCGCGCCGACGGCGCGGAACGCTGGATGCGGCTAACCGCCAACGTGGCCTGTAACGGGCACCGGCCTGTCCGGCTCTACGGCCTGAAACAGGATATCACCGAGGACAAGGCCCGGCTCGAGACGATGCGGCGGATCGCCGAGCAGGACCCGCTGACCGGCCTCGCCAATCGCCAGCTCTTCCAGAGCCGCTTCCTCGATTGCGCGGCGCCGATGACGCCGCTTGGCGCGCTGATCCTGTTCGACATCGACGGGTTCAAGCAGATCAACGACCGGTACGGCCATGCGGGCGGCGACGCCTGCCTGGAATCGGTGGCTGACCGGTTGTGCGCCGGATTCAGCGATGCGCTGATGGTGGCGCGGATCGGCGGCGACGAGTTCGCCGTGCTGACCAGGCCAGGAAATCCCCATACGCCCTTGCACCAACAGGTCGAACACAGGCTGACTCACCTGTCGATGCCGATCCCGTGGGGCGGCCAGCTGCTACACCTGAGCGCCTCGGCGGGCATCGCGGAAGCGCGCGATCCCTATGGATTCGACGCCGATGCATTGTTCGCCGCGGCCGATGCGGCGCTCTATGCCGCCAAGCATGCGGGGCGCAACCGGGTACGCCGGGCCCTACCCGAGATGGCCCGCGCCTTCATGTGA
- a CDS encoding polysaccharide deacetylase family protein, whose protein sequence is MTRPEKRRAALVALAACLSAVGTAQAQEIAFTWDDLPSHSALPEGMTRVEIGDRIIAAWKAAKLPPVYGFVNGARTVEEPESTMMLDRWRAAGLPLGNHAWSHMNLATHSAAEFEQDVIKGEGVVADRMKGRDWHWFRYPNLSEGETPEKKVTVRRLLADRGYRIAGVTMSFGDYMWNAPYARCVARKDDKAIAWLKKSYLAAADDSITYGRTVFKSLLGRDIPYVLLMHVGALDAVMLPRLIDLYKHRGFTFVTLERAQRDPWYKGYMDPREPDAPGRPESRLQAKGLPVPERHDYGPELEAICK, encoded by the coding sequence ATGACACGACCTGAAAAGAGGCGGGCGGCCCTCGTTGCGCTGGCCGCCTGTCTCTCCGCTGTAGGAACGGCGCAGGCGCAGGAGATCGCCTTCACCTGGGACGACCTTCCTTCCCACAGCGCGCTGCCCGAGGGCATGACCCGTGTCGAGATCGGGGACAGGATCATCGCTGCATGGAAGGCGGCGAAGCTCCCCCCGGTCTATGGCTTCGTCAATGGCGCGCGCACCGTGGAGGAGCCTGAATCGACCATGATGCTCGACCGTTGGCGCGCCGCCGGTTTGCCGCTCGGCAACCATGCCTGGTCGCATATGAACCTCGCGACGCACAGCGCGGCCGAGTTCGAGCAGGACGTGATCAAGGGCGAGGGCGTCGTCGCCGACCGGATGAAGGGACGGGACTGGCACTGGTTCCGCTATCCCAATCTGTCGGAGGGCGAGACGCCGGAGAAGAAGGTGACCGTGCGCAGGCTGCTCGCCGATCGCGGCTATCGCATCGCCGGCGTCACGATGAGCTTCGGCGATTATATGTGGAACGCGCCCTATGCCCGCTGCGTCGCGAGGAAGGATGATAAGGCGATTGCCTGGCTGAAAAAGAGCTATCTCGCCGCCGCCGACGACAGCATCACTTATGGACGCACTGTCTTCAAATCGCTGCTTGGACGCGACATCCCCTATGTGCTGCTGATGCATGTCGGCGCGCTTGACGCGGTGATGTTGCCGCGGCTCATCGACCTCTACAAACACCGCGGCTTCACGTTCGTGACGCTTGAGCGGGCGCAGCGCGATCCGTGGTACAAGGGCTATATGGACCCCCGTGAACCGGACGCCCCCGGGCGGCCGGAGTCCCGGCTCCAGGCGAAAGGCTTGCCGGTGCCGGAGCGCCACGACTACGGCCCGGAGCTGGAAGCGATCTGCAAATAA
- a CDS encoding SGNH/GDSL hydrolase family protein → MRGYRLYLSLAATALLLQPIAAGAQARRVWTRSWQAVPMEMPAPVARPGQPVSPPQPAPPLSADATYRMTARLSAGGTILRLRLSNEMGTAPLPVGAVHVALAGPDGGIVAGTDRAVTFGGSASPVIPAGAPLISDPVALKVAPLARIVVSIHVPGDTAHLSVHQLGVATTRIVPGNQASAPVLAPGGATSTMRYLLTAIDVAGGPATGTIVTIGDSITDGAASSKDTDRRWPDVLAERLDKAGKNGLAVANAGISGNRLLKTGAGPAALARFDRDILSVPGVRYVVILEGINDIGSAKGAASAPPTVADITGAYRQMIDRAHDRGIKVIGATVLPYKGAGYYAAEGDAVRVAVNTWIRAPGNFDGVIDFDRAVADKADPLRMAKAYDSGDALHPGDAGYRAMGEAIDLNLFR, encoded by the coding sequence GTGAGAGGCTACCGGCTCTATTTGTCGCTCGCAGCGACGGCGTTGCTGCTTCAACCGATCGCTGCCGGGGCGCAGGCTCGCCGGGTCTGGACGCGAAGCTGGCAAGCGGTGCCGATGGAGATGCCGGCGCCTGTGGCGCGGCCGGGCCAGCCAGTTTCACCGCCACAGCCGGCGCCACCTCTTTCCGCCGACGCCACCTATCGCATGACAGCACGCCTCTCCGCCGGCGGCACGATCCTGCGGTTGCGGCTCTCCAACGAAATGGGGACGGCGCCCCTGCCGGTCGGCGCGGTTCATGTTGCGCTGGCCGGCCCGGACGGGGGGATCGTTGCCGGCACCGATCGCGCCGTGACCTTTGGCGGTAGTGCCTCGCCCGTCATTCCGGCCGGTGCGCCGCTGATCAGCGATCCGGTCGCGTTGAAGGTCGCGCCGCTGGCCCGGATCGTGGTCAGCATTCATGTCCCGGGCGACACTGCCCATCTTTCGGTCCATCAACTCGGCGTGGCGACGACGCGGATCGTCCCGGGCAACCAGGCATCGGCCCCCGTGCTGGCACCAGGCGGGGCGACCAGCACGATGCGCTATCTCCTCACCGCGATCGATGTGGCGGGTGGTCCGGCCACCGGCACGATCGTGACGATCGGCGATTCGATCACTGATGGCGCCGCTTCCAGCAAGGACACCGACCGCCGCTGGCCTGACGTGCTGGCGGAGCGGCTGGACAAGGCGGGCAAGAACGGCCTCGCGGTGGCCAATGCGGGCATTTCGGGCAATCGGCTGCTCAAGACCGGGGCCGGGCCGGCTGCGCTGGCGCGGTTCGACCGCGACATATTGTCGGTGCCCGGCGTTCGCTATGTCGTGATCCTCGAAGGCATCAACGATATCGGCAGCGCGAAGGGCGCCGCCAGCGCGCCGCCGACCGTGGCCGATATCACGGGCGCCTATCGCCAGATGATCGATCGCGCGCATGATCGCGGCATCAAGGTGATCGGTGCGACCGTGCTGCCTTACAAGGGCGCCGGTTATTATGCGGCGGAAGGAGACGCCGTGCGCGTCGCGGTCAACACATGGATACGCGCGCCAGGCAATTTCGACGGGGTGATCGATTTCGACCGGGCCGTCGCCGACAAGGCCGATCCGCTACGCATGGCCAAGGCCTATGACAGCGGCGACGCGCTCCACCCCGGCGATGCGGGCTATCGCGCGATGGGCGAGGCGATCGACCTGAACCTGTTCCGCTGA
- a CDS encoding DUF389 domain-containing protein, translated as MAIAQSYPAAEHRWQRTVLYRWWRRAVVGSVDHAEVKTRIEEESGWSPRYAFMITMSAGIAVLGLLLSSPAVVIGAMLISPLMSPILGLGFALALFDLAEARRALIALAIGTALAVAFTALLVLLSPLKAPTAEILARTRPNLFDLLVALFAALAGSFAVIRGKGETIVGVAIATALMPPLAVVGYGLATWNMPVLGGAFALFVTNFITIALSATVMARFYGFGHRLSSQQSWAQTIVLLLVFVAMAIPLGFSLSRIAGEAVTATQVRAFLSDRFGEKARVTQLDIDFDSDPLLVRSVVIAPRAAAIANAPLQTALSDRLGRPVSLQVDQVLLDPGAGTIEAQRAEIQRVLTASDAENAEARRIATLVAIGAGVAFDEVTIDRDHHRATARANALPGATSATYRALEERLAESAKGWQIVLVPPFGGFPQIRFSGDSDSLDDAAREAVLLSAWEATRWNIAALAVPGLPEDADPARPSLIQRRALAIAALLRTQNVRAVPARAAGTAFALAPGDVAGR; from the coding sequence ATGGCGATCGCCCAATCGTATCCGGCGGCTGAACACCGCTGGCAACGCACCGTGCTCTATCGCTGGTGGCGCCGCGCCGTCGTCGGATCGGTTGATCACGCCGAAGTAAAGACGCGCATCGAAGAGGAGAGTGGCTGGTCGCCGCGCTACGCCTTCATGATCACCATGTCGGCCGGGATCGCGGTGCTTGGCCTGCTGCTCTCGTCGCCCGCAGTGGTGATCGGCGCGATGCTGATCTCGCCGCTGATGAGCCCGATCCTCGGCCTGGGGTTCGCGCTGGCCCTGTTCGACCTGGCGGAGGCGCGGCGTGCGTTGATCGCGCTGGCGATCGGCACCGCCCTGGCGGTTGCCTTCACCGCGCTGCTCGTCCTGCTCTCGCCGCTCAAGGCGCCGACGGCGGAAATCCTGGCGCGGACCAGGCCGAACCTGTTCGACCTGCTGGTCGCGCTGTTCGCGGCGCTGGCCGGTTCCTTCGCGGTCATCCGGGGCAAGGGCGAGACGATCGTCGGCGTCGCCATCGCGACCGCGCTGATGCCCCCGCTCGCCGTGGTCGGCTATGGTCTGGCGACCTGGAACATGCCGGTGCTGGGCGGTGCCTTCGCGCTGTTCGTCACCAATTTCATCACCATCGCCCTGTCAGCGACGGTGATGGCCCGTTTCTACGGTTTCGGCCATCGCCTCTCCAGCCAGCAGAGCTGGGCGCAGACCATCGTCCTGCTGCTGGTATTCGTCGCCATGGCGATACCGCTCGGCTTCTCGCTCAGCCGGATCGCGGGCGAGGCGGTGACGGCGACGCAGGTACGTGCCTTCCTCTCCGACCGGTTCGGCGAGAAAGCGCGGGTGACCCAGCTCGATATCGATTTCGACAGCGATCCGTTGCTGGTGCGCTCGGTCGTCATCGCGCCGCGCGCGGCTGCCATCGCCAACGCGCCGTTGCAAACGGCATTGTCGGACCGGCTCGGGCGGCCGGTCAGCCTGCAGGTCGATCAGGTGCTGCTCGATCCCGGCGCCGGCACGATCGAGGCGCAGCGTGCTGAAATCCAGCGCGTCCTGACGGCAAGTGACGCGGAAAATGCGGAGGCGCGGAGGATCGCGACCCTGGTGGCGATCGGTGCGGGCGTCGCATTCGACGAGGTGACGATCGATCGCGACCATCACCGTGCGACGGCACGGGCGAACGCGTTGCCCGGCGCCACGTCGGCAACCTATCGCGCGCTGGAGGAGCGGCTGGCCGAGTCCGCCAAGGGCTGGCAGATTGTCCTTGTCCCGCCGTTCGGTGGTTTCCCGCAGATCCGTTTCAGTGGCGATTCCGATAGCCTGGACGATGCAGCGCGTGAGGCGGTCCTGTTGTCGGCCTGGGAAGCGACACGCTGGAATATCGCCGCGCTCGCGGTGCCGGGGCTGCCCGAAGATGCCGATCCTGCCAGGCCGAGCCTGATTCAGCGCCGCGCCCTGGCCATCGCGGCGCTGTTGCGGACACAGAATGTCCGGGCCGTGCCGGCCCGTGCGGCGGGAACCGCCTTCGCGCTCGCGCCCGGCGACGTGGCGGGGCGATGA
- a CDS encoding chloride channel protein produces MRLPLNRRWRVLLRRHGPASAVWRRRIAMGTGAVSIGLAALLFARLADAASSLFGGMARDHWWLPLILTPAGFVLIVWLTRRIAPEAAGSGIPQVIAAAQDPARAGRLLISLKAALLKGVFTVAALLCGASVGREGPTVQISAAILNWHSRLFRAPIRASMIIAGGAAGVAAAFNTPLAGVTFAIEELADAYEQRVALLVMTTILIAGIVSLGLAGDYVYFGAVGETMKVGGALQVAPVAGVLGGLSGGLFARAMLGIGPARDRWIPFLKGRPVAWALLCGTIVAVVGVATGLTWGTGYAPARAIIDGTNAPYWFGPAKFATTLATAASGLPGGIFAPSLATGAGLGALLRPMFPGDPGGAVVLLGMVAYFTGVVRAPLTAVIIIVEATASRGLILPLFLAALIAHAVSALVCKERLYHGLARPWRTALGART; encoded by the coding sequence ATGAGGCTTCCCCTGAACAGGCGCTGGCGCGTGCTGCTGCGGCGTCACGGCCCGGCGTCAGCGGTATGGCGGCGGCGGATCGCGATGGGCACCGGCGCGGTCTCGATCGGCCTCGCCGCGTTGCTGTTCGCCAGGCTTGCCGACGCAGCCAGCAGCCTGTTCGGCGGCATGGCCCGCGACCATTGGTGGCTGCCGCTGATCCTGACGCCTGCCGGTTTCGTGCTGATCGTCTGGCTGACCCGGCGGATTGCCCCGGAAGCCGCTGGATCGGGCATTCCGCAGGTGATCGCGGCGGCACAGGATCCCGCGCGCGCCGGGCGCCTGCTGATCTCGCTGAAGGCGGCGTTGCTCAAGGGTGTCTTCACCGTCGCGGCGCTGCTGTGCGGCGCCTCTGTCGGCCGCGAAGGGCCGACGGTGCAGATCTCGGCGGCGATCCTCAACTGGCACAGCCGGCTGTTCCGCGCGCCGATCAGGGCGTCGATGATCATCGCGGGCGGCGCGGCTGGCGTGGCGGCCGCGTTCAACACGCCGCTGGCTGGCGTCACCTTCGCGATCGAGGAACTGGCCGACGCCTATGAACAGCGCGTCGCGCTGCTGGTGATGACCACGATCCTGATCGCGGGCATCGTCAGCCTTGGGCTGGCGGGCGACTATGTCTATTTCGGCGCGGTCGGCGAGACGATGAAGGTCGGCGGCGCCCTGCAGGTCGCTCCCGTCGCCGGCGTGCTGGGTGGCCTGTCCGGTGGGCTGTTCGCCCGGGCGATGCTGGGCATCGGCCCGGCGCGCGACCGCTGGATTCCGTTCCTGAAGGGCCGGCCGGTGGCCTGGGCGCTGCTGTGCGGCACGATCGTGGCCGTCGTCGGCGTCGCGACCGGCCTGACCTGGGGCACCGGCTATGCCCCGGCGCGCGCGATCATCGACGGCACCAACGCGCCCTATTGGTTCGGTCCCGCGAAGTTCGCCACGACCCTGGCGACCGCCGCATCCGGGCTGCCCGGCGGCATCTTCGCGCCGTCGCTCGCCACCGGGGCGGGGCTCGGCGCGCTGCTCCGGCCGATGTTTCCCGGCGATCCGGGCGGCGCCGTCGTCCTGCTCGGCATGGTCGCCTATTTCACCGGCGTGGTCCGCGCGCCGCTGACCGCAGTGATCATCATCGTCGAGGCAACGGCGAGCCGCGGCCTGATCCTGCCGCTGTTCCTCGCCGCGCTGATCGCGCATGCGGTGTCGGCCCTGGTGTGCAAGGAACGGCTCTATCACGGGCTCGCCCGCCCCTGGCGCACCGCGCTTGGGGCAAGGACCTGA
- a CDS encoding DUF485 domain-containing protein, with translation MADSERLARVAADPRYLALTRRRGRFTWTLTCIMLVAYFGFILLIAFDKSALAAPIGSGVTSIGIPIGLGVILLAIGLTGLYVRRANRDYDALVQSLVESEGE, from the coding sequence ATGGCTGATTCAGAACGTCTGGCGCGCGTGGCGGCCGACCCGCGATATCTCGCGCTGACGCGCCGGCGCGGGCGTTTCACCTGGACGCTGACCTGCATCATGCTGGTCGCCTATTTCGGCTTCATCCTGCTGATCGCCTTCGACAAGAGCGCGCTCGCCGCGCCGATCGGATCGGGCGTGACGTCGATCGGCATTCCGATCGGGCTCGGCGTGATCCTGCTCGCGATCGGGCTGACCGGCCTTTATGTGCGCCGCGCCAATCGCGACTATGACGCGCTGGTGCAGAGCCTGGTCGAGAGTGAAGGCGAATGA
- a CDS encoding cation acetate symporter, with protein MKLARAVALLSAALLIATPALADGVAGQTVRQATNWTAIVLFAAFAILTLGITRWAARRTRTASDFYTAGGGITGFQNGLAIAGDYMSAASFLGISAQIFADGYDGLIYSIGFLVGWPIILFLMAERLRNLGRYTFADVASFRFAQTPVRTFAAISTLVVVLFYLIAQMVGAGQLIKLLFGLDYAYAVIIVGVLMMLYVLFGGMTATTWVQIIKAVLLLGCASFMAFMVMARFGFSPEALFARAVQVKTDLAAMTGQVTPAEAAERGRSIMGPGNFIKDPVSAISFGMALMFGTAGLPHILMRFFTVPDARAARSSVLWATGWIGYFYLLTFIIGFGAIVLVSTDPGYLDSTGALRGGGNMAAIHLAQAIGGNIFLGFVSAVAFATILAVVAGLTLSGASAVSHDLYATVFRKGQADSAAELRVSRRTVLVLAVVAILLGILFEKQNVAFMVSLAFALAASGNFPVLLLSLLWKGCTTRGVVIGGSIGLLTALVLTILSPAIWVAILHHDKAIFPYSSPAIFSVPLAFFTIWLVSKLDTSPRATVDRDAYLEQRVRSETGIGAAGASAH; from the coding sequence ATGAAGCTCGCCCGCGCCGTCGCGCTTCTCTCCGCCGCCCTGCTGATCGCCACTCCCGCCCTCGCCGACGGCGTCGCCGGGCAGACGGTGCGGCAGGCGACAAACTGGACCGCGATCGTCCTGTTCGCGGCCTTCGCGATCCTGACGCTCGGTATCACCCGCTGGGCAGCGCGGCGGACGCGGACCGCATCCGATTTCTACACGGCGGGCGGTGGCATCACCGGGTTCCAGAACGGCCTCGCCATCGCGGGCGACTATATGTCGGCCGCCTCGTTCCTCGGCATTTCGGCGCAGATTTTCGCCGATGGCTATGACGGGCTGATCTATTCGATCGGCTTCCTGGTCGGCTGGCCGATCATCCTGTTCCTGATGGCGGAACGGCTGCGCAATCTCGGCCGCTACACTTTTGCCGATGTCGCCTCGTTCCGCTTCGCGCAGACGCCGGTGCGCACCTTCGCGGCAATCTCCACCCTGGTCGTCGTGCTGTTCTACCTGATCGCGCAGATGGTCGGCGCGGGGCAGCTCATCAAATTGCTGTTCGGGCTGGACTATGCCTATGCCGTGATCATCGTCGGCGTGCTGATGATGCTCTATGTTCTGTTCGGCGGGATGACCGCGACCACCTGGGTACAGATCATCAAGGCAGTGCTGCTGCTCGGCTGCGCCAGCTTCATGGCGTTCATGGTGATGGCACGGTTCGGCTTCTCGCCCGAGGCGCTGTTCGCCCGCGCGGTCCAGGTGAAGACCGATCTCGCCGCGATGACCGGCCAGGTCACGCCCGCCGAAGCGGCGGAGCGCGGGCGATCGATCATGGGGCCGGGCAATTTCATCAAGGACCCGGTCTCGGCCATCTCGTTCGGCATGGCGCTGATGTTCGGCACCGCCGGCCTGCCGCATATCCTGATGCGCTTCTTCACCGTGCCCGACGCCAGGGCGGCGCGCAGCTCGGTGCTGTGGGCGACGGGATGGATCGGCTATTTCTATCTGCTGACCTTCATCATCGGCTTCGGCGCGATCGTGCTGGTGTCGACCGATCCGGGTTATCTCGACTCGACCGGCGCGCTGCGCGGCGGCGGCAACATGGCGGCGATCCATCTTGCACAGGCGATCGGGGGGAACATCTTCCTCGGCTTCGTCTCGGCGGTGGCGTTCGCGACGATCCTGGCGGTGGTGGCCGGGCTGACCCTGTCGGGCGCGTCGGCGGTGAGTCATGATCTTTACGCAACGGTGTTCCGCAAGGGCCAGGCCGATTCAGCCGCCGAGCTGCGCGTGTCGCGGCGCACCGTGCTGGTGCTCGCGGTGGTGGCGATCCTGCTCGGCATATTGTTCGAAAAGCAGAATGTCGCCTTCATGGTCAGCCTCGCCTTTGCCCTGGCGGCGTCGGGCAATTTCCCGGTGCTGCTGTTGTCGCTGCTGTGGAAAGGCTGCACGACGCGGGGCGTGGTGATCGGCGGATCGATCGGGTTGCTGACCGCGCTGGTGCTGACGATCCTGTCGCCGGCGATCTGGGTGGCGATCCTGCATCACGACAAGGCGATCTTCCCCTATTCGTCACCCGCCATCTTCTCCGTGCCGCTTGCCTTCTTCACCATCTGGCTGGTGTCGAAACTCGACACGTCGCCACGCGCCACGGTGGACCGGGACGCGTATCTGGAGCAGCGGGTGCGGTCGGAAACCGGGATCGGCGCGGCGGGTGCATCGGCGCACTGA